The nucleotide sequence GATACTCCATGTTTGGACAATCTTCACACCACTTGCTCCCTAACCCACTCAATAGCTTTGCCTGAATGCCTGGTGACATCATCGGAGAAGTTTTAAACTGCAGGGGGTGCTTCAACCCTGACCTCTAGAGATCCTCTTGGCTGACCATCCCTTGTTCACAGAAATTGATTTACAGTTTGCTCCAATCaataaccttgtttttcttctcatgtctctagaaatgcttcttattaaatatctAGTTACCTGCTTCCAcgatataggcctaactttggaaGAGCCTTCCTGTGTTCTAAAGATGAGCCAAAAGACCTGGAGGGAACTCAAATCAAGGAGCGAAATGTCGTCAGATGTTTCTCTGCACCATCTTTGTCCTAGAGACTGGGTCCTGTTGAAATCCTGGACTTCATCCCTGCTGGATGGGACCATACAAGAAATGCCACAGGAAACAGGAGCCAGGCCATATTAAAACATCACAACTGGGATCACCCCAACTTTGGATGACTTCATAATCTGGATGCTGACTTTTCTCAATGGACAAATGAACCCCTGACAGACCACAAGTTGCTATACAGAAGATGGTCtcctaaagaaatggaaggaatgaCTCCCAGGTTCTTACCTTACCTGTTGGACTACTGGACAGCAGGCTACTTGGCTACATCACATGTCACCTGAGTTTCTGGGCACTAACCTTGATTGGTTTACAGGCCTCTTTGCCTAGATTCCCCAAGGATTGAGGTCCATTATGCAGAGGGGATACTAAAATTTGGGCTTTCTATTTTGCTAATCTCTGTGGCcatttatgtaattataaaatgtgAACTTCAGTGTTGTTCCAAAGTCATTGATCAGAGTACTAAAATATTAGTCATGCAAAGCACATCTCACTCTCCCGACCtgctaccccaaaatattttaagataaaggTAAGAGAGTCTCATTCCACTGATCCTGATCTTCACACTTTCACAGGAGGAAGCAGCCAGAGAGGTCTTCCCCTCCATTCCTCAAGACTGGGGAATAATTATGAGACAGTGGGGATCGAAACTGAGGATGAAGATGTTAAAAAATCTTCTCTGGgctagaagaagagaagaaaaactatGAGATAAGCTTTCCTAACTGCAGCTGTGTGTATTCAGCATAAGCAACTgttgtttaaaactaaccaggtctttctgtccctccttagtATAGGAGTGAGCTGTCTTTCCCTGAATGTCAAGGTGCAGACATCAAGATTTAGTCTTCGCGGCCAAAcgcaggctgaagatgaaaactaaccagaaaagtccagagaGTTAAGTGAAAAGAAATTCAGGCTTCAAGGCCAAAGGCAGGCTGAAGATGAAACctaaccagaaaagtccagtAAGTCAAGGGAAAAGCAATTCAGTCTTCAAGGGCagatgcaggctggtgggaaggcaccaATTAGCAAGGTTACAAGCTCCccttcccctacctaaaaccccacgTAAAACCCTCTACCTTTTTCCATTCGAGGAGATGGATCTGAGTTCTAACTCGCTtctcctcacatggctgcctttcgatagtaaacctctttccttgccagaAGCCTGGCGTTTCAGATTTTTTCCTTGTTGGCCCTACTGTGTGGTGGGTAAACGATCCCGTGTTTGTGTGCAGCAacaaccatgcttctctggattAAATAGCTGAAAAGGAAATACTTTAGGAATCGCTTAGGCAAGTGTTTCTCTTAAGCATACAGCAGGGTGGTATTGCAGATATCAGGGActgtttctgcttttcctcctccttcgaTTCCCTCTGTGACCCCAAACCTGCCTCACTTATGACTCTGAGGCTATGTACCTTTGTAGGCAAGGTGGAGAGGGATGGATTACAATGAAAGTGTCAGGTCTTAGGGGACCCCTGAAAGGAAAGGACTGTGAGGAAATTGGGAAAACTCAGTGGTCCCAAATAGGGAACTCTGGAATTGGGACCAGTTTCTGGTACAGTTCTTTTCAGCATGTACGGGCTTGATACATTCTCCTTTCTGCCAAccctatgtctatatctatagtCCTCTATGTCCATGGATACAGGGATGGGAGAGGATGTCCACTAAAGTTAGGAACGTCGCGCCACTTAAGGTGAACTTTCTGGCCTGGATTATAGGGGAACATTACATGTGCGAGATCACCCAGGCAGGGGGAAGTCAAGTGAAGAAGTATTCCAGAGTTTTCTACTGTGGCTCAGGGAAACAAGGACTTGGTTGTATGGACCTATCATGTACGTGACACCCAGCAGCATCTCAAAGCGGATGTGTTGTGTGGCACTGTTTGTTAGACTCTTGAAGGCTGCTCACTCCTGGACACTTCTTGCATTGAAAAGGCATCTCAGATTTCCCCTGTTCTTGACTCTCTGCGGGCCTGTAATTGCTTTGACCAAAGGAggatggaggaagtgatgttatACCCATTACAGAGATAATCTTTAAGAGGACACATAGCTTCTGCCTTGTTGTTTCAAGGATCTGAGCTGCCAAGTAAAGGATCTGCCTATCCAGCTGGACACCCACGTGGATAGGCCCCTCCATGGCAGCGGTATGTGACTGTGAGGTGTCCCTTAAATTGAAGAGTCCTTTAGACATCAGCTGAACACCCTTTGGTGACTCCAGCCTGGTTTATATTTTTAGGGGTCCCTTATACTTCTGATTTGGACAACAAATGgggtagaaaatgtaaaaatctccCATTCAGACCATGAAAAATAACTTGACAAAATCATTATCTACGTGATTTTAAATGCTCAGCTTCGTGTGAAAAGTGATGGAGGTTACAGTTCACTGAGACCTTTCATAACTGTAGATGCTTGAATGACTGGACCCTTAATGAAAAACTGGAGTTTTCctagagagaaagggagatggcAAAGAAAATTCTATTCCACGTCCTTGATTTCGGATGGTGGAAAGTGTCCTTGAGAGTTTGTAATCACAAGGGTGTCCTCATGTAGCTTTGGGGTTCATATACACTGTCATCATGGTCCAAATCATTCCCTGTGGTAAAACTTCTTCAGCGGTTTTCTCATCATCATATATTTTCTAGTAATAAAAAGtagcttttttcacttgaggattGGAATCACTTTAATACGAGTAGAATTAGCTGCTTGCTGAAAGTCTCACAGGACATACTCTTGTAAGCCTGACCCATGGGATCCTAGCTCATTGAAGACCTCCATTTCTTCAATTCTTCTTAAGCCCTTTTGGTTCGAGccctgtaatttatttttatagagaTTCGTTAAAGAAATGCCTCTGCCTATATTATAATAGAGCTTTTTTATTAAgattgcatttttcctttttctcccaaagccccccggtacatagctgcatatttttaaagattttattttttttttcctttttctccccaaagccccccggtacatagttgtgtattcttcgttgtgggtccttctagttgtggcatgtaggatgccgcctcagcatggcttgatgagcagtgccgtgtccgtgcccaggattcgaactggcgagaccctgggccgccaaagtggagcatgtgaacttaaccacctggaaACGGGGCGGGCCCCCAACATAATAGACTTTTGAAAGGaatatagttttcattttgaaatacttCCCTCttattgattctttttctctcactctgGTAGTTTCTCAGAGAATTAGAGTAATCTTTTCTTCAGCTGATAGCTCTTATATTTACTCATGAATTCAAGTATGTGAGGTATCTGGGCGACTCAAGTAAtgggaagaaaagaattttaaatttggtAAATAGTAACTATTTCTAGTATTTCTATAAGGCTCCCCATTTTACTTCATGTTCTATCTTTGCAGAAAGTGGTTTGGCCATCCTCCGTCTTTCCTTGATGCACTGAGGGTTTTGATTAGAACTGGAGGCAGTCGTTGGTCAAGCGTGTCCCATGACTTCCAGGAGCACTCTGCTGGTCATGTCTGACAGTTCCTGGTCAAGCCACAGCGGCTCAGCCCTGGAAAGAGTAGATTCTGGGTTGAAGGAAACTGGCCCCAAAGTGGCCGGACTCGCTCTGATGTGGCATGGACTTGGGTTGGGGAGGTCAGGCTCTTAAGGCACGGAAACTGAAATCGCTAGCATTTGAGTGTTTCTGGTGAAGTCTTTTCAAAGATCTCATACCGTAGGCATCAATCAGCAGTTGTTGTCAGTTGACCTTTTGCTCGATGCGGCATGTTGCAGAAATTCTCTGCTGGAGGTCACAGGAAGTTCAGAGGTCTGATTGGTGGACGTGATGCCAAGCAGGAGGGCATGCAATCACCTGACAAGGCGTGGCTTGGAGATAGGCTTCCCTGGGTTGCATTTTATCCAATCAGGTAGGGAGCTTGCCGGTGACTGCAGATAGGCCGCGCTATAAATGGGCCGCCAGCCCTCAGCAGTCGCCATCGTCCTTCCTTCAAAAGACCGCCTCTGGCATGGCTGAGCCCGGCTCTGAGGCTTCCTCTGAGGAAAGCCTGGGCACCACGGAGCCCGCGGAAGCCGCCCCGAAGAGCCCGAAGCAGAAGCAGCcaaggcgccgccgccgccgccgccgccgccgccgctgcctcgACAGTTTCGCCACCTATTTCCCCAGGGTTCTGAGGCAGGTTCACGAGGGCCTGAGCCTGTCTCAGGAGGCCGTGAGCGTCCTGGATTCGTTCGCGAAGGACATCTTCGAGCGCATCGCCGACGAGGCCACGTGCCTGGTCCGCTCCACCAAGCGCTCCACCATCTCGTGCAGAGAGATCCAGACCGCCGTGCGCCTGCTGCTGCCGGGGGACCTTGGCAAGCACGCCGTGGCCGAGGGCACCAAGGCCCTCATCAGATACATCAGCCGCCGCTGAGCTGCCTCAGGAGCGCCGGAGCATCGCAACCCAAAGGCTCTTTTCAGAGCCACCTCACTTGGCGGGGAAAGAGCTGTCGCCCGAAAAGGAGGGGTCTACTCTAGTTTGTTGATCTTGTGGCATTTGGCCGATACGTAGAGTATTTTTACCGCAAAGAAAACATTATCAACTCTACTGTCTACGTTTCTGAGTACAGTTTATTCCATGGAGAATCGTGGATTTTCCTTAACCCTGTTGCGTTTCATGACTTTCCTAATTGGTCATTTCTCTAGGTCAGCTTTAATGGGGGGAATTTCTGTTAtactaatattttcctttttcactgcCATTGCTTCACGAGTATATGGTGGAATTCCCCAGAAGTTCATTATGTGTGGTATGGCAACAGATAAagtgcagaagcagatatgagaatccctCTGACATCTGTTAGGCCAGATTATGAAGCAGATGTTCAATTATCTGAAACAATGTCAATCTCCTCTCTACTTttggataaaatatttatcatgtaaATTTGTAATTTATGTTAACATGAGGCAGTGTGTTTATTATGATGATCTTAAGTTATTCTAAAATCAATGTATTGAGTCTTCTGTTCTAAGATTTTGCACGGTAAGTATGGGCAGAATGTAGCATGCATAAAAGTTCTTTGGGGTCCTTGTAATTTTTAGAAGTGTATAGTTGCCCTGAGACCAAAAACGGTTCTAGATATTTACTCACTTGTGCTGCAATCAGATCAACTGAAAATAGCCTCTTTTTCAGTGgttaagtcttttaaaaaattcaaagccTAATGTTCATTCATTAAACTTTCAAATCCTAAGGCTGAGAGAAAGCTTTCTCGACACCTTCCTGACTCTAATCGGAATGACAGTGGCGTTTCATCAGCAAACACGATATTGGGCTTTCATTTGAGGGCTATGTGTTCCCAATAGCATCTTCGGTTTTCCAAGCATTTTCGGTGACATAGTAGGTATCAAGCATTCACAGGTGCCATGTTAGCAACTTTTGAGATTaacatgctttttaatttttggctTATTCATATAAATCATATTGATAGATTTTCCAATATTAAATCGTGCTAGCGTTCTTGGAAGGAAATCCGTTCCTCCTAGGTGGCTTTTCCTGGACATCATTTAGGTCCTTTCCTCTGCTTACTCGTGTGCACGGTCGCCAACAGGTTAGAGCTCCGATTTCTCACGACTTCCTGGCCACTTGCTTCCTTCAACAGTCCCCAAAGCCCGACTGTGTCCTAGTGCCTTCAATTTTCCAGAAGCAGCCCGGACCCAAGGCTCAGCTGGGTTCACTCTGCAGCAGGAACCTGGACTGTGGTAGAAGGCAAACCAGGGGCTTGGGGAGTGACCGTGACACTTGAGTTACTCTTTCCTTCACCTCTTTCTGTGTGAGTCTCCAACTTTCCAGGCTCCTCATGTTTGAGGCACAGCTGTGCCCGCCCCCAACTAGGGCAAGTTCTGCCTTCCAGGCATTCCTCTACCCTTCTTCTTTGAGCAGTGCCATCCCAAAGTGCTGGATTCTACTcggaagtttctttctttctttctttctttctttcttccttccttcctttattccgttctttctttctttctatctatctttcttttctttctttctttctttccgtctttctgtctctctttctctctctctttctttctctctttctttctttttttctttcctaggaatattagccctgaactaacatccaccaccaatcctcctcttttcgctgaggaaggctagccctgagctaacatccgtgcccatcttcctctactttataggtgggacccctaccacagcagaGCTTGTCGAGCGGTGCCGtggccgcacctgggatccgagctggcgaacccgggccgccgatGCTGAACGTGCAcacttcaccgctgcgccactgggccagccccaaattcttAGTTTCTTTATTCTTATTCCCTTCTCCAGGAGAGGCTGGCTACTCCTCCCCGAAGGTCAGGCCCCCTCCTCACTCAGGGGAGCTGCAGATCATGGCCCAGCAGGTATGTCAGGGTTGCAAAAGACCTGATGTGTGAGGCTTCCTTGTCTCTGCTCTTTGTTGATAGAGTGACCACATAATTTCTTGTCCAATTAATGTGGACACTTTTGACCTAAAAGGGGCACTACGAATAACTGTGCTAGGACAACAGGGAAAATCAGGATGCGTGGACACCCTTGTAGGGAAAAGATCTGGGGGATAGAATAAGGACATCCCTTGGGGTTTGGGGATTTGCAGAGCACAAAGGTTAGTGGGAAAATGAGAGGGCATCACCTTTTTTGTGATTTATTCTCCTTGAAGTTCTGGTGCCTTTGTTTTGTGGAGACAAGTAGCATTGCCAGGCTGCATTAACAGGGAAAAGAGCCGCGACATGGTGAGAGTGTCAGTTAGGGTCCCATAGGTGCTGTGCGCTAGTGGGACTAAGCTCTACAGCAAGAGTGATTAAGGGCACTGGTTTTGGGGTTGGATGAGACTCCCGGCTTCAAACCCCAGCGGTGCCTCTTAGTAGCTGGGGTGCCTTGGATAAgtgacttgacctctctgaacctcctcTGTAGAATAGGGTCTACAAGACTGttgtgaggactcagtgagatGACGCAGACAGAGTGCCCAACGAATGGTGGCTATACTTATTCTTGGTCCTGAGATTCAGGCCCTCAGGCAATTGGAGGCGTGGGGGTGAGATTTGGTGCCAGGCAGCTGTATGGACACCCTCTCCTGGCTACCTTGGCCCCATCTGTTTGCTTAGGGCTGACAGCGAGATAAGGGAGGATGACTTTTCCCTCCTGAGCCTCACGTTGGGGAAGTTGCTCAGATTACACTCGTCTGGGTTGTGATGGGACGTTGCTAGGGAGCAATTGGAAGGTGCCTTGTTAGCTCGCTGGTGTTGGGCATTGCCGACTCAGGGCTTTGTTGGCAAGCTGTTCCTCCCCCTACCCATGAAAGCTTGGAGCCCCTCACGCTCTTCCTCTCTGAGCCTATTCACCTTTAAAGCCTTGGCTCAAATCCTACCTCCTCTGTGAAGATGACCTGACCCTTGCAGCCTAAATGActtctctctcctggagcctcgGGAACTTCAATTGTAAAATGGGCATGTGATGTATGAACGCCCCTAAAGAAGGGCCGTGATTAGGACTGAATGAGAGAATGGATGTAGCATGCCAGATGCAGGGTCTGGTACTGGCCTACAGTGGGACCGGCCTCTTTCTCTTCCAACTCTCTGAACTCCCACGACACACGCATCGTGGTCCTGATCAGATGCAGCCTTCCATTGGTAGTCATTCTAGAGTATGGCTGTGCTAGCTCTCCATTCAAGTGTCCTGTCACAGAGGTTGGGGGCCATGTCTTatccttcctccccttccagtATCCAGCACTATACAAATCACCGTAATAACCATGCTTTTTTTGGAGCACTTTATGATTCTATGTGGCCGGCACTCTGCGGTGTATGTTATACCCATACGTGTAGACTTTACCCTTTGCCCCTGTATTTTCCTTCCAGCACAGGCAGGCATAATTCTCCCCGTTGAGGAGAGTGAGGTTCCGAGAGGTCGGGTTAACTACTAGCCAAGCTCACATAACTAGTAACGGCATAGGCAGGAATCAAATCCCGGTTTGACTCCTATGCTAGATTAAGTTTCCAGTGAACGCCTGGGACCGCACGAATGGGAGGATGGACAGAAGAAGAGATCAGAATAGGAGTGCCGGCACCCTTACCCCTTTTTAGTAGAGGGAGGCTTGCTGGAGAAAAACCTATGCGTAATAAAGATACAGGATTCAGTGGGTCCCCAAGACTAGGTAAGGGCACACGGTACCTCTTGGACAGGAAAATAGAGGGAGGCCAAGCTAAACCCCAGGGCAATTGCCCCAGGGAATTCCACAGTGGCTCCAAGTTCTCAAAAGTTAGGAGTGGGGGACCCGCTCACTGACCGTTCTCAAGGTGAACTCTAGAGGAAGCCCGGGTCAAAGGAGCCTCCTTCGAAAGGGGTTCCTAACCTAGGAACTTTTGAATTCCCTTGGAGTCAAGGCTGGGCTTTTCCCTCCGGAAGCTCCTTGGAAAAAACCAGGAGAGAATAGCAAGCATGGGTTCTATGATTAGGCGTGGAGATGAACTCTGCTGCGCTCTTGCATCAGGGGCGGTgatggagagagagcagagggatTTGCTGTTTAATTCGGCAGACCGCAAAGCTCAAGTGGCTTCGGACTGACCTGGAAACCCATCGTTACGACCTTACAGGCAAGAAGGCTGGTAGTCCTAGGCGGGACACAGTGCCCAAACCTCACGCCCTGGGCTAGAGCACTTCAGGGTCTTGGGAATGTGCTCAGCTAGGCTTTGCCTGGTCCCGGTAGAGCTAGGCCTCTTATGGGTGAGTGCTTCAGGGGTCTATGAGCTGTCTCTTTGGTTCCGCCAGACTTTCCAGGGGTCTCACTCCAGAGGGAAAAGCCCTTCTCTGGCAGAACTCCAGGGTTTTCAGCTCTACCCCTGCCCTGGCTCCCTGAGATTCAGATTTGGGAAGCCTTAGCGAGGGAGCAGGGCACATCCGAGCTCTCCCCCTGCCCCGACTGGCCTGCCAAGGCAGCATCCAATGGCACTCCCGGCTTCTACTCACAGGACCTCTCCCCGCTGACCTGTTCGGGCAGGCGGCGTGGTGCAAGGAACAAGAAGCTGGGCTCACGTGTCAGGTGGAGCTGAGGTCTAATCCCGGCTCACCTGCTTTCTGAACTGTGTGAGGCACGGGTATTGACTCAACTGTTTAGTCTATAGGCTTCTTTCTGCATTGGTGATATAATAGTGCTTGCCTCGTAGAGTATCAGAGATCCATGAAGAGGGCTTTCACGTGCCCCCACCCAACCTTGCAGAAGGGGGAAGAATCAGCTATCAGAAAAACAAGAGGACTGTCAAATCTGTGTGAAATCATCTTTGTGAACTGTACAGCATAACTCCGAGCATTACTTTTTGTTATTCTGTGTGACAGGATACAAATTGGTAACTGTGAAGGTAGAAACGATAGCAAAAGACAAGCCTGGAATTGCCACATTTGAGTAATGTTCAGTTCTGCGACCGCCATATTTTAGTCACGCTATCGTCCAGAAAGGTCAGGACTTCTCGTGTTAGGGTTTACAGCACAGCTTGCATTCATCTGTTcagttattcaacaaacatttaccgaGTGCCTACCATGTCAGGCACTGCTAGGTGCTAGGAATCAGAGACGAATAAGCTGAGAGCCCGTAAACTGCTTAGAGTCTACAGAGGGAGGCACATACTTTAGTCCGATGTT is from Equus asinus isolate D_3611 breed Donkey chromosome X, EquAss-T2T_v2, whole genome shotgun sequence and encodes:
- the LOC139042615 gene encoding histone H2B type W-T-like, which encodes MAEPGSEASSEESLGTTEPAEAAPKSPKQKQPRRRRRRRRRRRCLDSFATYFPRVLRQVHEGLSLSQEAVSVLDSFAKDIFERIADEATCLVRSTKRSTISCREIQTAVRLLLPGDLGKHAVAEGTKALIRYISRR